CACAAACAATACGGGAAGCATAAATCCTAAAAATATCCCCAAAGAATAGTTTCTGGTAGGGATAGGACTTACAAGAAACCCTCCACGTGCTGGTTCGATAATTTTGTTTTCAGCCTTATTTGAAGCTCTGGTGATCGCTGATTCGGCTCTTTTTTCCATCAAAAAGTTGTACAAACTTTCATTTAGGGTGAATTGTCTTTCAAGCCTAATCAAATTTTGCTCAGTTTCTGGAAGATTTCTGAAAGAGCCTTCGATTTCATTGATCCTTTTTTCAAGGTCTTGAATCAAGAGCGCTGAATTTTTATCTACGTTTTTTAAAACTTCCCGAATGGAAGCGTTAAGATCTTTGATCTTATTATTAGTGCTGTTAACCTGAGGCGCTTGTTCCGTAAGAGTTGCCAGCTGTCTAGACTTTTCTACTTGTAGTTCCAGCAAGTTTGAAATCAAAGAGTTTAGAATGGGATCTTCGATACCAATACCTGAGGGCACTACCAAATCATTGTATTGTTCTCTTACCAGGTAATCTGCCAAGTTTTTGTAATAAGTACGCTTAAACTCCTCTTGTCTTTTTTGCGCCTCCAATTCTGTCAACTGACCATAGACTTGACTACTTTCTGCTTCAAGGTTGTAGGTCTTGTTTCGAGATCGAAAAGATTGAAGTTCATTTTCAAACTGTTGCAAATTATCAGAAACTCCTGCTACCTGACTATCAATGAAATTCACCGTATTAGTTGCTATGGAGTTTTTTTCCTCAAGCTCTAAGGCCAAATACGTTTCCATGAGGGTATTCAAGTAGACTTCACCCTTTTTTACATTCGGCGTATTGATAGCCAATTCCAAAATTGAACCTTCCTTTTGGATCGACTCTACTTGAAGGCTTGATGCATATTGTTGCACCAAGGACTCCAAATCCCTAAACTTGACTAATATCTCTCCTGATTCTTCAGCGCTGGTGTTTGTAATTTTTATTTTATAATTATTGGTTTGGATCCACTCTCCAAAGGCATGATTTTCAGGACCTGGGATTATTTCCAACTTTGCTCTTGAACCATCGGGTAGGTATTTGGAATAATTATCTTCCTCAAAAGTGAAGGTATAACTACTCTTATCCTTCCATGAAATCGTCAAAAGGCCGCCTGTAATCTGAGGCTGTGTCCAATCTACTTCAATAAGGATGGGACTCCCCCCATAAATTTCATTATTGATAAATGTTCCTCTTTTGTAATATTCTACTCCAAAATCAAGTTGACTCAAAGCCTCTCTCGCTATCGGTCTTGACTTGATGATAGTCATCTCATTGACGAGACCATTTTTGGCCGTTCCTTCAATGGTCGGAGCCTCGAAAAGAGAGAAACCCTTGTCATTATCTTTAATGTAAAAAAGACCTGAAACCTTGAATTGTGGTACAGTCATACGGGTATACACATAGGATCCCGCTAAAAACAAAAAAGTAGAAATCAAAATATATGGCCAAATGGCTATAATTTTTGGAAATACCGATTTGATATCAAAAGAGCTCTCTTCAGATAAAAAATCCTGTTCTTCTTGATTAAAACTCATGATTAGTTATTTCGAATAAATGTAAGTACCAAAGCCAAGGCTGTGATAGAGGTAGATATTAGGGTGATTGTCTCGACAAAGGTGTTGCCAGCACCTATAGCTCTTACTTTCATAGGTTCTGCGTAGATCAGATCATTAGGTTTTAACCAATAAAATTCTGAATTCAATAAGCTTCTATCCAGGAGGTTAATTTTATGAATTTGACTTCCGTCTGGATATTGTCGAATTAATAATACTTGGTCTCTTTTCGCCACTCGATTTAGATCCCCTGCGAAAGCAATTGCCTCATAAATGGTAACCCGATTCTGAAGTAAGGTGAATTTCCCAGATCTATTAAATTCTCCCAATGCACTGAAACGAATCCCTCCTAGCCTAACTCTGACAAAGTATTCATTTTCATTTACGAATCTCCTGACTTCTTTCTCCACAAGTTCCTTTGCTTGGTCTGTATTCAGACCGACTAATGAAACCTTTCCGATCAGAGGAAGTTCCACTTCTCCATTTTCATCAATGGTATATCCATTCATGAAAAAAACATCTCCTGCTCCTTGTCCTCCAGCCATTTGATTCATGCCTTGCTGGGTATTATTCACCGAACCTAGCAATTCGTTCATTTGAGGATCAGTCGTAACAATATTGATTTCTACGATATCGTTGATTTGAAGAAGATAATCTTCTTTGAGGTAAGGATACTTTTGACTGGATTCTACCAATGGTCCTGTAGATTCCGCCAATTCTTGCATGTAAATCAACTTTTTATTGGGAACACAAGAAAAAAGAAATGCTCCTGAGATTAGGGCAATAATGGATACTTGTTTTAGTCTAAACTTCATATAACAATCAAATACTTTACAATCTGTTAATTGGCCTTTAATTTCAATAAAATTTTTGAGCATTAAAGTCTACCATCTATATTTTCCTTATTCCAAAAACCTTTTACATCATAAATAACCCGATCTGCAGATTTCGGAATTTGAATTTTTTGGAATTCTTTATGTGCAACTGCCAAAATAACTGCTGAGTAGTTTCCAATCTCAGGGAGTTGTTCACCTGTTAGAATATCGACTTGGTATTCATGGTGTACTTCTTTGGCATCTGCCCAAGGATCATAAATATCCACCTCGATATCAAAAGATCTTAATTCTCTGTAAATATCTATAACTCTTGTATTTCTAACATCTGGACAATCCTCCTTGAAGGTAAATCCTAAAATAAGCACTTTAGAATCAATTACTTTCAGGTCTTTTCGCATCATCAGTTTTATAACTTCCGTAGCGACATGCTTCCCCATACTGTCATTTAGCCGTCTGCCCGCTAGAATTATTTCCGGATGATAGCCGACTTCTTGTGCTTTTTGGGCGAGATAAAAAGGATCCACACCTATACAATGTCCACCTACCAATCCTGGTTTGAATTTTAAAAAGTTCCATTTAGTCCCAGCTGCCTCCAATACCTCATGGGTGTCTATCCCCAGCAAATTGAAAATTTTAGAGAGCTCATTAACAAAAGCAATATTGATGTCTCGTTGAGAGTTTTCGATCACTTTTGCAGCCTCGGCTACCTTGATGGAGGATGCTTTGTGTGTACCAGCAGTAATTACAGTTCTGTAAAGTTGATCCACATATTCAGCTACCTCAGGTGTACTACCTGAAGTTACTTTTAGAATTTTAGAAACAGTATGTTCTTTATCACCTGGATTGATTCGTTCAGGGGAGTAACCTGCAAAAAAATCTACATTGTATTTGAGACCAGAAATCTTCTCCAA
Above is a window of Algoriphagus sanaruensis DNA encoding:
- a CDS encoding GumC family protein, which produces MSFNQEEQDFLSEESSFDIKSVFPKIIAIWPYILISTFLFLAGSYVYTRMTVPQFKVSGLFYIKDNDKGFSLFEAPTIEGTAKNGLVNEMTIIKSRPIAREALSQLDFGVEYYKRGTFINNEIYGGSPILIEVDWTQPQITGGLLTISWKDKSSYTFTFEEDNYSKYLPDGSRAKLEIIPGPENHAFGEWIQTNNYKIKITNTSAEESGEILVKFRDLESLVQQYASSLQVESIQKEGSILELAINTPNVKKGEVYLNTLMETYLALELEEKNSIATNTVNFIDSQVAGVSDNLQQFENELQSFRSRNKTYNLEAESSQVYGQLTELEAQKRQEEFKRTYYKNLADYLVREQYNDLVVPSGIGIEDPILNSLISNLLELQVEKSRQLATLTEQAPQVNSTNNKIKDLNASIREVLKNVDKNSALLIQDLEKRINEIEGSFRNLPETEQNLIRLERQFTLNESLYNFLMEKRAESAITRASNKAENKIIEPARGGFLVSPIPTRNYSLGIFLGFMLPVLFVLIRELTRTRIEDVVYLEKKLKIPLLSTILYNKKKTNLVVFEQGKSGIAEGFRSLRANIKFLTPKENQLTILVTSTISGEGKTFCAMNLASVYSLTGKKTVLVGCDMRKPKIFEDFKIKNDEGLSTVLSGQADWKSVIKKSGFDNLDILVSGPTPPNPAELLFTKNFENLISELKNTYEIIILDTPPVGLVSETLDLIPHVDISLFVFRQNYSLRTFVDSLNGLKTSKSLRNIYGVFNGVDGSKVTYGYGYTYGYGYGYYEDDKKKSGFFGRKLKG
- a CDS encoding polysaccharide biosynthesis/export family protein, producing the protein MKFRLKQVSIIALISGAFLFSCVPNKKLIYMQELAESTGPLVESSQKYPYLKEDYLLQINDIVEINIVTTDPQMNELLGSVNNTQQGMNQMAGGQGAGDVFFMNGYTIDENGEVELPLIGKVSLVGLNTDQAKELVEKEVRRFVNENEYFVRVRLGGIRFSALGEFNRSGKFTLLQNRVTIYEAIAFAGDLNRVAKRDQVLLIRQYPDGSQIHKINLLDRSLLNSEFYWLKPNDLIYAEPMKVRAIGAGNTFVETITLISTSITALALVLTFIRNN
- a CDS encoding nucleotide sugar dehydrogenase encodes the protein MLTPISQSKIAVIGLGYVGLPLAVEFARKFPVIGFDIDQKRVSELKNGKDLTLEVEDHHLQEVLKSTAQSPGDQGLFPTFDSEFLSDCHIYIVTVPTPTDKHNRPVLTPMLKASENIGRYLKKGDVVIYESTVYPGVTEEECVPVLEKISGLKYNVDFFAGYSPERINPGDKEHTVSKILKVTSGSTPEVAEYVDQLYRTVITAGTHKASSIKVAEAAKVIENSQRDINIAFVNELSKIFNLLGIDTHEVLEAAGTKWNFLKFKPGLVGGHCIGVDPFYLAQKAQEVGYHPEIILAGRRLNDSMGKHVATEVIKLMMRKDLKVIDSKVLILGFTFKEDCPDVRNTRVIDIYRELRSFDIEVDIYDPWADAKEVHHEYQVDILTGEQLPEIGNYSAVILAVAHKEFQKIQIPKSADRVIYDVKGFWNKENIDGRL